The DNA region AGGGAACTTAGGAGATAATGAGGTAATAGGCAGATATAATGTAAGAGGATGGAATGTTAAAGGACAAATAGGGGTGGATATTGAAAAAGATGGTAATGGCTTTGGTGAATACCTatttcaaaaaggaaaaacacagatTAACGTATAAAAGTGGAGAAAGGGCCACACAAGTGAAAGAGACTGGAGACTGTATGGTAATAGTAGGACAATTGTAGCTACACAACATCGAATGGCAATATGTAGAATTAATTTCACAACAAGACAAGAAAGCAGAGGTAATGTACAGAGTTTCAATAATTACAGATGCACAAAGATTATTAGCCACAGCATGAAGCCAGGTtgataaataatgtaataaaagatCAGCAGTTTAGTACTATTGATGCATTGTTTACATTGGGAATGCTAATGGAAAATACACAGAAAGAACTACACTGTGTTTGCAGATTTAGAAAAAAGCTTATGGCAGAGTGCCAAGAGAAGAGTTATGGTATTATATGAGGAAGTCTGGTGTGGCAGAGAAACGCATGAAACAAGTGAGACAAGTGGGAATGAGGGTAACAGAGGGTTTCAAAGTAGACGTAGGTTCAGCCTTTAAACCCATTCTTGTTTGGAATGGTGATGGGCAGGCTGATGGATGAGATGAGACAGGAGTCTCCCTGGACAATGATGTTCATGGATGATACAGTTTTCTGCAGTGAGATGAGACAAAAGGTAGAATTCAAATACCTAGGCTCAACTATCCAGAGTAATGGGGATTAAAGCAAAGAGGTGAATAAGAGTGTGCAGGCAGGGTGGAACGGATGGAGAAAAGTTTCAGGAGTGATCTATGATAAAAGGATATCGGCTATAGTGAAAGGGAAAATGTATAAGACAGTGGTGAGGCCAGCAATTTTATATGAACTATAAACGGTACCAGTGACGAAAAGACGGGAAAAGCTCAAGATTTAAGATTTTCTTTACGAGTGACAAGGAATGAAAGGATTAGGAATGACTACATAAGAGGGATAGCTACAGCTTGATGCTTACGAGGAAATGTGGAGTAACGTGCAGTACCAGTTACCAggcaagagaaaaggaggaagaccaAAAAGAATGTTCATGAATGTAGTTAGAGGGGACATGCAAAAGGTCCGTGTGACAAGGGCTGGGGATAGAATAAATTGGAAAATGATTATCTGCCGTGGTGACCCCTAAACGGGAGCAGCCGAgagattaatttattcatctgtcttaaATTTGTATTCGTACCTAACAGAGATTTCAAAATTCAATTTTAAACTGACCTACTGCTTCAGAAGCGTCAATCTCAATGCTGTGGCGTAAGGTTTTAAAAGCCTGCGACAAATTGACAATACATCTCATGTCATAGCGCTCCAGGCAACGGTCAGACGAGTTTTGTCTGCCCAGGTATCCCCAGACAGGCGCGCAGAGTGTGTCAGGTACTGGCCGGGATTAGTCACACTAGACAGTGTCCCTCCGTAGAGAAACATTGTCCTAGAAAGGCCACAGTGTCTACAGTAACCTCCTTGATGAACTACGCATCGAAAAGAGTCGTAGATTCTATGAATATCATAGCATATCGATTGAAAAATATCAAGATGCCAATAAACTCACCGTGCCAAAAACCCTGATACCCCATATTTCAACAGCAGTAGAACATCAAACAATATGCTTCCCAACAATTGCATTTGCCGCTTTCATTGTAATTGGTAATGGGCAAGAGGCGTAACTATGggctaataaaagaaaaagttgagaggaaacaaatataactgaaattaaatagaatattgTTAAAATGACCGTGACACAGTTTTGACTGCTGTACGATTACACACGTGCATGGTAAGTTTCTCGTTTATTTCCTCAATTATTTTTCACTTTCCATAATTATTCTCTGAGCTCCGTAACCTAAACGTGTTGTATTTGCATTCCTTGATCTTTAAAACAAACCAAGGCACTATTGTTAGTTTCCTAGTTCCTATTTCTGTACTATAATTATACCTAAAAGCATATAATAATCACCGTTTAGGCAATCAAGCAATAAGCTTCCTAGAAATAAAACTACGGTTTTCGTTTTGGgatcatctttccctctttagCTTGAGCGAAAGACCAACACAGTGATTCTGGCTTAGTGCCCCTCTTGGCAAGGATTTTCAGCTCATTTCCCGTCACAGCTGGGAAAGTAGCCAGCTCTGTAAAGGGATTCCTAGACAGAAATGACTTGTGTGATAGCCTTTCAtacttttttgtgtgtaagtaaataaacacacacatatactatacctTTCCACGGCACACCATGCACGATACGTGGGCTTGGCCTTGCACGCGCTTTCGATCAAGAACACGTTATTGTCCAGTGAAGGTGTCAAATCTCTGAAAAGGTTTTAAGAATTAACTTTATGAACCATTAATTCAAAAAAGCCACATTACCCCAGGagtgaaaagtaaaaatatagtttttttgtgCAAGAATTAAAAGAGAAGTGTGGCCAGTACGCATTAGCAGCCATATTGGAAAATGCTCGCCATATTGAAATTCTCTTAAAATTCAAATATCCCGTAAacatataaattagtatatatattaaacttagTTTATAAAAGATATCATTTTTCTATGCAACGGCAACTTAATATGAATTGAAAAAGATATTGCAGATTacattgtcatatatatttttttttttttttttttttttactgcaatgacaatatcaatgaatATACCTCAACATATCGCCTAAATTTTACAGACTCTTGTGTACACTTACGAACACTAACACGGAAATACATATTAACAGAAATATATTCAACATTACCTCATTAGTACTGGTAAGACGATACTAC from Penaeus chinensis breed Huanghai No. 1 chromosome 31, ASM1920278v2, whole genome shotgun sequence includes:
- the LOC125042115 gene encoding uncharacterized protein LOC125042115, with product MKLPKKVLLACFTLLACCFFSRIQESITKFKNGRSLLYRSVDPSETFPSMWWSNFLCKENSKETNSSIVLPVLMRDLTPSLDNNVFLIESACKAKPTYRAWCAVERNPFTELATFPAVTGNELKILAKRGTKPESLSHSYASCPLPITMKAANAIVGKHIV